From Clarias gariepinus isolate MV-2021 ecotype Netherlands chromosome 2, CGAR_prim_01v2, whole genome shotgun sequence, one genomic window encodes:
- the bltp3b gene encoding UHRF1-binding protein 1-like isoform X2 yields MAGLIKKQILKHLSRFAKNLSPDKINLSTLKGEGQLTNLELDEEVLQNMLDLPTWLAINKVFCNKAAIRIPWTKLKTHPISLSLDKVVMEMSTCDEPRPPNGPSPIATASGQSEYGFAEKVVEGISLSVNSIVIRISAKAFNASFELSQLQVYSVNTSWVTSDLRYTRILDPARGEILTFKEISWQMIRIEADAIQSSEHEVLSAPIRLITNQSKIRVTLKRRMKDCHVVASKLILILDDLLWVLTDSQLKAMVQYAKSLSEAMEKSALQRKSMATDSSQATAVPVSAPQVHTQQASAAVDPSASMAHLFNAFNVCETSHHLQITHLDLHICDDIHAKDRGIDKRIQGGAMQLSFSSITVDYYPFHRAGETCQHWMHYSDATKTREGWARALLEEYKSNMEMLKNAISGQSQCSPQHGKISTNTSTAFSQPSSPRAQLMSSSIVLRMADFSIYQVSTADQRRTSPKAMISCNKKTLYLPQEMPAIHMEFTEYYFPDGKDYPIPCPNLYVQLNALQLVVDAQSLVWLNLFALDLRHNLLQFMELYKLNDSQKPDEHIDVKVDGLMLKLVVPGDKSQSQPDQPRSISIQTSEMVATNTRHSTGCSRSDLEALLQAFREQAFFTSSTSSSFPVLHPVFQRHAHERDTCLHDVYRGLAPPAFSTTALRAPSATDLWALRFTQFWVDYEGPRSHRPSPCVDSFPLTLWLCQPARYVQYQQRTKVAAGSGMIPTDISDRLQRKKLLKEYYSTETMDNQPTNGLHKPFSLDGLNAAESSSVPSSSSSSSSSSATGDADMQVLLHVQKKLSVQANHSQYVFLLKLQQTLNSLQRTLQQDLQRHGLAQQGTGGTYGACVGILVSSAEVALLLKPVPSADADSSPLGSELSPSGSRATLEVGSEAGDSTTGTSKLTCPVEQLLCVDTEIQSQSTAPLLPFSATSKTDKKSSIEETNACSGPEEKRNGADKLQEGKEAKPEPKAQQSEASQGRTMAGDSMGEPISRDWNDKNQGTRLPQSMSSGRLMRDRSQSSFSVTYKNMKSPSLQSLDNISLDSSLLEDCDSYSLPERDDVSISGFKALSSDPSAADRATEAMVQDREDSQSLEAVSATSQSTDEHIKDLVSVLVLKLHSVCASLNVKGDNSTLALEVGQVRTNHLGNISLRQYLSNHSLGSGSDQEPRSKQLDPEVRVRLETGPEAAAHSPLAEHNGFLQCQLQALNTDLFMTSLRNLSTFLDDNSASHVLPMEITIQDTHINLKDDGHRDSPSESEPTPMSLHIHNLLVLRRDDGSFHIGVEPAPQVEPQKMEPVPDKTPTSECLFLNAPEVRGVVASESKETQTAPQSPTRAVPTSSEKMLMEENECLKLELSRTKMALAEAQMEKDSLLHRMKNIKLSS; encoded by the exons TCACTGGACAAAGTGGTAATGGAAATGAGCACTTGTGATGAGCCACGGCCACCCAATGGACCCTCTCCCATAGCAACAGCCtcaggtcaaag TGAGTACGGTTTTGCCGAGAAGGTAGTAGAGGGCATTTCTCTGTCTGTGAACTCCATCGTCATCCGGATCAGTGCCAAGGCCTTTAACGCATCGTTCGAGCTCTCTCAGCTGCAGGTCTACAGCGTTAACACCAGCTGGGTGACCAGCGACCTGCGCTACACACGCATTCTGGACCCTGCCCGTGGGGAG ATCCTGACCTTTAAGGAGATTAGCTGGCAGATGATTCGGATAGAGGCTGATGCCATCCAGAGCTCTGAACATGAGGTGCTCAGCGCCCCGATTCGTCTCATCACCAATCAGTCTAAGATCAGAGTCACGCTCAAGAGGAGG ATGAAGGACTGCCATGTCGTGGCGTCTAAACTGATCCTGATCCTGGACGATCTGCTGTGGGTGCTGACGGACTCGCAGCTCAAAGCCATGGTGCAGTACGCCAAGTCTCTGAGTGAGGCCATGGAGAAATCAGCGCTGCAGAGGAAAAGCATGGCAACTGACTcttctcag GCAACGGCGGTGCCCGTCTCTGCACCGCAGGTACACACACAGCAGGCCTCGGCTGCAGTAGACCCAAGTGCCTCCATGGCTCACCTCTTCAATGCCTTTAACGTGTGTGAAACCTCCCACCACCTGCAGATCACACACCTCGACTTGCACATCTGTGATGACATCCATGCCAAGGACAGAG GGATTGATAAGAGGATTCAAGGTGGGGCCATGCAGCTCTCTTTTAGTTCCATCACTGTAGACTACTATCCGTTCCACAGAGCAG GTGAGACCTGTCAGCACTGGATGCACTACAGTGATGCCACTAAGACCCGTGAAGGCTGGGCTCGTGCTCTGCTGGAAGAATATAAGTCTAACATGGAAATGCTCAAAAACGCCATCAGTGGACAGTCCCAGTGCTCTCCTCAGCATG GCAAAATCTCTACAAACACTAGTACAGCCTTTTCTCAACCATCCAGCCCCAGGGCCCAGCTCATGTCCAGCTCCATCGTACTGCGCATGGCCGACTTTAGTATTTACCAG GTATCAACAGCGGACCAGCGGCGCACCTCTCCTAAGGCTATGATATCCTGTAATAAGAAAACGCTGTACCTCCCACAGGAGATGCCTGCTATCCATATGGAATTCACAGAGTATTACTTCCCTGATGGAAAGGATTATCCCA ttcCCTGCCCAAACCTATACGTGCAGCTGAATGCCCTCCAGCTAGTCGTGGATGCACAAAGCCTGGTGTGGCTCAACCTGTTTGCTCTGGATTTGCGCCACAACCTGCTCCAATTTATGGAGCTCTACAAGCTCAACGACTCCCAAAAACCAGATGAACACATCGACGTGAAAGTAGATGGTCTCATgctaaag TTGGTGGTCCCGGGTGATAAGAGTCAGTCCCAGCCAGACCAGCCCCGCTCCATTTCCATCCAGACATCTGAAATGGTGGCTACGAACACGCGGCACTCGACTGGCTGCTCCCGCTCGGACCTCGAAGCGCTGCTGCAGGCTTTCCGAGAGCAGGCGTTCTTCACCTCCTCCACATCCTCCTCATTTCCCGTACTCCATCCAGTCTTCCAGCGGCATGCACATGAAAGGGACACGTGCCTACATGATGTTTACCGTGGCCTGGCACCTCCTGCATTCAGCACTACTGCCCTCAGGGCACCATCAGCCACCGATCTGTGGGCCCTACGCTTTACCCAGTTTTGGGTGGACTACGAGGGTCCTCGAAGCCACCGGCCCTCACCATGTGTTGATTCCTTCCCACTTACCCTGTGGCTGTGCCAGCCTGCCCGCTATGTTCAGTACCAGCAGCGGACCAAGGTGGCTGCAGGCTCAGGGATGATTCCGACTGACATCAGTGATCGGCTACAGAGGAAAAAGCTGTTGAAGGAATATTATAGCACTGAGACAATGGACAACCAGCCAACTAATGGCCTGCACAAGCCTTTCTCTCTGGATGGACTGAATGCTGCTGAGTCTTCCTCTGttccctcttcttcttcttcttcttcttcatcttcagcCACAGGAGACGCAGAcatgcaggtgttgttacatgtACAGAAGAAGCTAAGTGTGCAAGCTAACCATAGTCAGTATGTGTTCCTGCTGAAACTGCAGCAAACACTGAATTCACTACAGCGCACACTGCAGCAGGACCTGCAGCGGCATGGCCTGGCACAGCAAGGTACCGGAGGGACATATGGTGCGTGTGTGGGCATCCTGGTGAGCAGTGCAGAGGTTGCACTGCTGCTGAAGCCTGTGCCATCAGCTGACGCAGACAGTAGCCCTCTAGGCTCTGAGCTCTCGCCGTCTGGGAGCCGAGCCACTCTGGAGGTTGGCAGTGAGGCAGGGGACAGCACTACAGGCACATCTAAGCTCACCTGCCCTGTGGAACAGCTGCtgtgtgtggacacagagaTACAGAGCCAGAGTACTGCACCTCTCCTGCCTTTTTCAGCAACTTCCAAAACTGATAAGAAAAGTTCCATCGAGGAGACAAATGCATGCTCAGGTCCAGAGGAGAAAAGAAATGGAGCAGATAAGCTTCAGGAGGGCAAGGAGGCAAAACCTGAGCCCAAAGCACAGCAGAGTGAGGCTTCCCAGGGCAGGACTATGGCAGGGGACTCCATGGGTGAGCCGATATCTAGGGACTGGAATGACAAGAACCAGGGAACCAGACTACCTCAGTCTATGTCCAG tgggCGCCTGATGAGGGATCGATCGCAATCGTCTTTTTCTGTGACGTATAAGAACATGAAGAGTCCTTCCCTGCAATCTCTGGACAACATCTCCTTAGACAGTTCCTTACTGGAGGACTGTGATTCCTACAGCCTACCGGAGAGAG acgATGTGTCTATATCTGGATTTAAAGCCCTTTCAAGTGACCCGAGTGCCGCTGATCGTGCCACTGAGGCTATGGTGCAGGATAGAGAAGATTCCCAGTCACTCGAAGCAGTCAGTGCCACCTCCCAGAGTACCGACGAGCACATCAAGGATCTG GTGTCTGTGCTGGTCCTGAAGCTGCACTCAGTGTGTGCCTCACTGAATGTGAAAGGGGATAACTCTACTCTAGCTCTGGAGGTGGGGCAGGTCCGCACCAATCATCTCGGCAACATCAGTCTACGCCAGTATCTTAGCAACCACAGTCTCG gctcAGGCTCAGACCAGGAGCCCCGCAGTAAGCAGCTGGATCCAGAGGTCCGAGTCCGGCTGGAGACTGGCCCAGAAGCAGCTGCTCACTCCCCACTGGCTGAACACAATGGCTTCCTGCAATGCCAGCTGCAGGCCTTAAACACTGACCTCTTCATGACCTCTTTGCGAAATCTTTCCACCTTTCTAGATGATAATTCGGCTTCTCACGTACTCCCGATGGAGATCACGATCCAGGATACACACATCAACCTGAAG GATGATGGTCACCGGGACAGCCCTTCAGAGTCGGAACCCACTCCCATGTCCTTACATATCCACAATCTCCTGGTGCTGCGCAGGGATGATGGCTCCTTCCATATTGGag TTGAGCCTGCTCCACAGGTAGAGCCTCAGAAGATGGAGCCTGTTCCTGACAAAACACCTACTTCTGAATGCCTATTCCTGAACGCTCCTGAAGTGCGTGGGGTTGTGGCTAGCGAGTCGAAAGAAACACAGACTGCACCTCAGTCACCCACCAGAGCCGTCCCCACCAGCAGTGAAAAG ATGCTAATGGAGGAGAACGAGTGTTTGAAACTAGAACTATCCCGAACCAAGATGGCACTTGCAGAGGCCCAGATGGAGAAAGACTCCTTGTTGCACCGTATGAAGAACATCAAGCTCTCCAGCTAG
- the bltp3b gene encoding UHRF1-binding protein 1-like isoform X1: protein MAGLIKKQILKHLSRFAKNLSPDKINLSTLKGEGQLTNLELDEEVLQNMLDLPTWLAINKVFCNKAAIRIPWTKLKTHPISLSLDKVVMEMSTCDEPRPPNGPSPIATASGQSEYGFAEKVVEGISLSVNSIVIRISAKAFNASFELSQLQVYSVNTSWVTSDLRYTRILDPARGEILTFKEISWQMIRIEADAIQSSEHEVLSAPIRLITNQSKIRVTLKRRMKDCHVVASKLILILDDLLWVLTDSQLKAMVQYAKSLSEAMEKSALQRKSMATDSSQATAVPVSAPQVHTQQASAAVDPSASMAHLFNAFNVCETSHHLQITHLDLHICDDIHAKDRGIDKRIQGGAMQLSFSSITVDYYPFHRAGETCQHWMHYSDATKTREGWARALLEEYKSNMEMLKNAISGQSQCSPQHGKISTNTSTAFSQPSSPRAQLMSSSIVLRMADFSIYQVSTADQRRTSPKAMISCNKKTLYLPQEMPAIHMEFTEYYFPDGKDYPIPCPNLYVQLNALQLVVDAQSLVWLNLFALDLRHNLLQFMELYKLNDSQKPDEHIDVKVDGLMLKLVVPGDKSQSQPDQPRSISIQTSEMVATNTRHSTGCSRSDLEALLQAFREQAFFTSSTSSSFPVLHPVFQRHAHERDTCLHDVYRGLAPPAFSTTALRAPSATDLWALRFTQFWVDYEGPRSHRPSPCVDSFPLTLWLCQPARYVQYQQRTKVAAGSGMIPTDISDRLQRKKLLKEYYSTETMDNQPTNGLHKPFSLDGLNAAESSSVPSSSSSSSSSSATGDADMQVLLHVQKKLSVQANHSQYVFLLKLQQTLNSLQRTLQQDLQRHGLAQQGTGGTYGACVGILVSSAEVALLLKPVPSADADSSPLGSELSPSGSRATLEVGSEAGDSTTGTSKLTCPVEQLLCVDTEIQSQSTAPLLPFSATSKTDKKSSIEETNACSGPEEKRNGADKLQEGKEAKPEPKAQQSEASQGRTMAGDSMGEPISRDWNDKNQGTRLPQSMSSGRLMRDRSQSSFSVTYKNMKSPSLQSLDNISLDSSLLEDCDSYSLPERDDVSISGFKALSSDPSAADRATEAMVQDREDSQSLEAVSATSQSTDEHIKDLVSVLVLKLHSVCASLNVKGDNSTLALEVGQVRTNHLGNISLRQYLSNHSLGFVCSTPLITAQSSEGSGSDQEPRSKQLDPEVRVRLETGPEAAAHSPLAEHNGFLQCQLQALNTDLFMTSLRNLSTFLDDNSASHVLPMEITIQDTHINLKDDGHRDSPSESEPTPMSLHIHNLLVLRRDDGSFHIGVEPAPQVEPQKMEPVPDKTPTSECLFLNAPEVRGVVASESKETQTAPQSPTRAVPTSSEKMLMEENECLKLELSRTKMALAEAQMEKDSLLHRMKNIKLSS, encoded by the exons TCACTGGACAAAGTGGTAATGGAAATGAGCACTTGTGATGAGCCACGGCCACCCAATGGACCCTCTCCCATAGCAACAGCCtcaggtcaaag TGAGTACGGTTTTGCCGAGAAGGTAGTAGAGGGCATTTCTCTGTCTGTGAACTCCATCGTCATCCGGATCAGTGCCAAGGCCTTTAACGCATCGTTCGAGCTCTCTCAGCTGCAGGTCTACAGCGTTAACACCAGCTGGGTGACCAGCGACCTGCGCTACACACGCATTCTGGACCCTGCCCGTGGGGAG ATCCTGACCTTTAAGGAGATTAGCTGGCAGATGATTCGGATAGAGGCTGATGCCATCCAGAGCTCTGAACATGAGGTGCTCAGCGCCCCGATTCGTCTCATCACCAATCAGTCTAAGATCAGAGTCACGCTCAAGAGGAGG ATGAAGGACTGCCATGTCGTGGCGTCTAAACTGATCCTGATCCTGGACGATCTGCTGTGGGTGCTGACGGACTCGCAGCTCAAAGCCATGGTGCAGTACGCCAAGTCTCTGAGTGAGGCCATGGAGAAATCAGCGCTGCAGAGGAAAAGCATGGCAACTGACTcttctcag GCAACGGCGGTGCCCGTCTCTGCACCGCAGGTACACACACAGCAGGCCTCGGCTGCAGTAGACCCAAGTGCCTCCATGGCTCACCTCTTCAATGCCTTTAACGTGTGTGAAACCTCCCACCACCTGCAGATCACACACCTCGACTTGCACATCTGTGATGACATCCATGCCAAGGACAGAG GGATTGATAAGAGGATTCAAGGTGGGGCCATGCAGCTCTCTTTTAGTTCCATCACTGTAGACTACTATCCGTTCCACAGAGCAG GTGAGACCTGTCAGCACTGGATGCACTACAGTGATGCCACTAAGACCCGTGAAGGCTGGGCTCGTGCTCTGCTGGAAGAATATAAGTCTAACATGGAAATGCTCAAAAACGCCATCAGTGGACAGTCCCAGTGCTCTCCTCAGCATG GCAAAATCTCTACAAACACTAGTACAGCCTTTTCTCAACCATCCAGCCCCAGGGCCCAGCTCATGTCCAGCTCCATCGTACTGCGCATGGCCGACTTTAGTATTTACCAG GTATCAACAGCGGACCAGCGGCGCACCTCTCCTAAGGCTATGATATCCTGTAATAAGAAAACGCTGTACCTCCCACAGGAGATGCCTGCTATCCATATGGAATTCACAGAGTATTACTTCCCTGATGGAAAGGATTATCCCA ttcCCTGCCCAAACCTATACGTGCAGCTGAATGCCCTCCAGCTAGTCGTGGATGCACAAAGCCTGGTGTGGCTCAACCTGTTTGCTCTGGATTTGCGCCACAACCTGCTCCAATTTATGGAGCTCTACAAGCTCAACGACTCCCAAAAACCAGATGAACACATCGACGTGAAAGTAGATGGTCTCATgctaaag TTGGTGGTCCCGGGTGATAAGAGTCAGTCCCAGCCAGACCAGCCCCGCTCCATTTCCATCCAGACATCTGAAATGGTGGCTACGAACACGCGGCACTCGACTGGCTGCTCCCGCTCGGACCTCGAAGCGCTGCTGCAGGCTTTCCGAGAGCAGGCGTTCTTCACCTCCTCCACATCCTCCTCATTTCCCGTACTCCATCCAGTCTTCCAGCGGCATGCACATGAAAGGGACACGTGCCTACATGATGTTTACCGTGGCCTGGCACCTCCTGCATTCAGCACTACTGCCCTCAGGGCACCATCAGCCACCGATCTGTGGGCCCTACGCTTTACCCAGTTTTGGGTGGACTACGAGGGTCCTCGAAGCCACCGGCCCTCACCATGTGTTGATTCCTTCCCACTTACCCTGTGGCTGTGCCAGCCTGCCCGCTATGTTCAGTACCAGCAGCGGACCAAGGTGGCTGCAGGCTCAGGGATGATTCCGACTGACATCAGTGATCGGCTACAGAGGAAAAAGCTGTTGAAGGAATATTATAGCACTGAGACAATGGACAACCAGCCAACTAATGGCCTGCACAAGCCTTTCTCTCTGGATGGACTGAATGCTGCTGAGTCTTCCTCTGttccctcttcttcttcttcttcttcttcatcttcagcCACAGGAGACGCAGAcatgcaggtgttgttacatgtACAGAAGAAGCTAAGTGTGCAAGCTAACCATAGTCAGTATGTGTTCCTGCTGAAACTGCAGCAAACACTGAATTCACTACAGCGCACACTGCAGCAGGACCTGCAGCGGCATGGCCTGGCACAGCAAGGTACCGGAGGGACATATGGTGCGTGTGTGGGCATCCTGGTGAGCAGTGCAGAGGTTGCACTGCTGCTGAAGCCTGTGCCATCAGCTGACGCAGACAGTAGCCCTCTAGGCTCTGAGCTCTCGCCGTCTGGGAGCCGAGCCACTCTGGAGGTTGGCAGTGAGGCAGGGGACAGCACTACAGGCACATCTAAGCTCACCTGCCCTGTGGAACAGCTGCtgtgtgtggacacagagaTACAGAGCCAGAGTACTGCACCTCTCCTGCCTTTTTCAGCAACTTCCAAAACTGATAAGAAAAGTTCCATCGAGGAGACAAATGCATGCTCAGGTCCAGAGGAGAAAAGAAATGGAGCAGATAAGCTTCAGGAGGGCAAGGAGGCAAAACCTGAGCCCAAAGCACAGCAGAGTGAGGCTTCCCAGGGCAGGACTATGGCAGGGGACTCCATGGGTGAGCCGATATCTAGGGACTGGAATGACAAGAACCAGGGAACCAGACTACCTCAGTCTATGTCCAG tgggCGCCTGATGAGGGATCGATCGCAATCGTCTTTTTCTGTGACGTATAAGAACATGAAGAGTCCTTCCCTGCAATCTCTGGACAACATCTCCTTAGACAGTTCCTTACTGGAGGACTGTGATTCCTACAGCCTACCGGAGAGAG acgATGTGTCTATATCTGGATTTAAAGCCCTTTCAAGTGACCCGAGTGCCGCTGATCGTGCCACTGAGGCTATGGTGCAGGATAGAGAAGATTCCCAGTCACTCGAAGCAGTCAGTGCCACCTCCCAGAGTACCGACGAGCACATCAAGGATCTG GTGTCTGTGCTGGTCCTGAAGCTGCACTCAGTGTGTGCCTCACTGAATGTGAAAGGGGATAACTCTACTCTAGCTCTGGAGGTGGGGCAGGTCCGCACCAATCATCTCGGCAACATCAGTCTACGCCAGTATCTTAGCAACCACAGTCTCG GTTTTGTCTGTTCCACACCACTAATTACTGCTCAGAGCAGTGAAg gctcAGGCTCAGACCAGGAGCCCCGCAGTAAGCAGCTGGATCCAGAGGTCCGAGTCCGGCTGGAGACTGGCCCAGAAGCAGCTGCTCACTCCCCACTGGCTGAACACAATGGCTTCCTGCAATGCCAGCTGCAGGCCTTAAACACTGACCTCTTCATGACCTCTTTGCGAAATCTTTCCACCTTTCTAGATGATAATTCGGCTTCTCACGTACTCCCGATGGAGATCACGATCCAGGATACACACATCAACCTGAAG GATGATGGTCACCGGGACAGCCCTTCAGAGTCGGAACCCACTCCCATGTCCTTACATATCCACAATCTCCTGGTGCTGCGCAGGGATGATGGCTCCTTCCATATTGGag TTGAGCCTGCTCCACAGGTAGAGCCTCAGAAGATGGAGCCTGTTCCTGACAAAACACCTACTTCTGAATGCCTATTCCTGAACGCTCCTGAAGTGCGTGGGGTTGTGGCTAGCGAGTCGAAAGAAACACAGACTGCACCTCAGTCACCCACCAGAGCCGTCCCCACCAGCAGTGAAAAG ATGCTAATGGAGGAGAACGAGTGTTTGAAACTAGAACTATCCCGAACCAAGATGGCACTTGCAGAGGCCCAGATGGAGAAAGACTCCTTGTTGCACCGTATGAAGAACATCAAGCTCTCCAGCTAG